From Aminivibrio sp., one genomic window encodes:
- the nikB gene encoding nickel ABC transporter permease, whose amino-acid sequence MLRYFLKRLMFLIPVLLGVSVVIFSIVHLAPGDPAEVMLGPSATQEEISNLREQLGLTKPLYVQYGIFLKNALKGDLGRSIKSNAPVVDEILERFPVTLTLAVLGMIFAIVIGLPLGILAALKQNTWVDALCSFFALVGFSIPNFWVGLMLMLLLSIYIPILPSSGFDSWKNLIMPTIVLGIQTMAVIARMTRSSMLEVIRQDYVRTARAKGISDRLVLTRHILGNVLIPVVTIAGIYFGHQLGGVVITETIFSIPGLGRLIVDAIRAQDYPVVQGGVLFFALCVGIVNLLVDLLYAVLDPRIKAQYRAAK is encoded by the coding sequence ATGCTTCGTTATTTTCTCAAGAGGCTCATGTTCCTCATCCCGGTGCTGCTGGGCGTTTCGGTGGTGATCTTCTCCATCGTCCACCTGGCGCCGGGAGACCCCGCCGAGGTCATGCTCGGCCCCAGCGCTACCCAGGAGGAAATTTCCAACCTGAGGGAGCAGCTCGGACTTACCAAGCCTTTATACGTCCAGTACGGCATTTTTCTCAAAAACGCCCTCAAAGGTGACCTCGGACGGTCCATCAAAAGCAACGCCCCGGTGGTGGACGAGATACTTGAGCGGTTCCCCGTCACCCTGACTCTCGCGGTGCTCGGCATGATCTTCGCCATCGTCATCGGCCTGCCGCTGGGAATCCTGGCGGCATTGAAACAAAACACCTGGGTGGACGCCTTATGCAGCTTCTTTGCCCTGGTGGGCTTTTCCATACCCAACTTCTGGGTCGGCCTGATGCTCATGCTGCTGCTTTCCATCTATATCCCCATTCTGCCGTCGTCGGGCTTCGACTCCTGGAAAAACCTCATCATGCCCACCATCGTCCTCGGAATCCAGACCATGGCGGTGATCGCGCGGATGACTCGGTCGAGCATGCTCGAGGTTATCCGGCAGGATTACGTCCGCACCGCCCGGGCCAAGGGCATCTCCGACCGGCTGGTGCTCACCAGGCATATCCTCGGCAACGTGCTCATCCCCGTGGTGACCATTGCGGGGATTTATTTCGGCCACCAGCTCGGCGGCGTGGTCATCACCGAGACAATCTTTTCCATTCCGGGCCTCGGACGGCTTATCGTGGATGCCATCCGCGCCCAGGACTACCCCGTGGTCCAGGGGGGCGTGCTGTTCTTCGCCCTGTGCGTGGGGATCGTGAATCTTCTGGTTGACTTGCTCTACGCTGTGCTGGACCCGAGGATCAAGGCCCAGTACCGG
- a CDS encoding Xaa-Pro peptidase family protein, giving the protein MTDNTDRRFSGRLARLHEELDKIGADGLMVFSSELDNRPGIQYFSGFTGSFAVLVLGRNGGRLVTDSRYFLQAEEESFFPLVRMEDRDPWPAVGQALRELDVKILAVEDDRLTLERGRALGKIASSVVGTSGLVRRIRAVKDEDELAVLRRSARIAAEAFEAFLPAVRPGRTEAEIAADLVHEIRKRGAQQMAKGHFVTASGPRGARPHGVFSGRVLERGDFITMDFGALLDGYVSDITRTVGLGEPDPKLVEIYHIVEEARKRAVAAVSSSTTGRDVDRAARDYIASKGWGDHFTHSTGHGIGLELHELPVVNRLNEEKLPAGAVVTIEPGIYVEGLGGVRIEDDVIVLPGGCEVITSASPTALRLLFPA; this is encoded by the coding sequence ATGACCGACAACACAGACCGCCGTTTTTCCGGTCGTCTTGCCCGCCTGCATGAGGAGCTGGATAAAATCGGCGCTGATGGGCTGATGGTCTTCAGCAGCGAACTGGACAATCGGCCGGGCATACAGTACTTTTCGGGATTTACCGGCTCCTTTGCCGTGCTTGTGCTCGGCCGGAACGGCGGCAGGCTCGTCACCGACTCCCGGTACTTCCTCCAGGCGGAGGAGGAGTCCTTCTTTCCCCTTGTGAGGATGGAGGACCGGGATCCCTGGCCGGCCGTGGGGCAGGCCCTCCGGGAGCTCGATGTCAAAATTCTCGCCGTGGAGGACGACAGGCTGACCCTGGAGCGGGGCCGTGCCCTTGGCAAGATCGCCTCTTCCGTGGTGGGGACGTCCGGGCTGGTCCGGAGGATCAGGGCGGTGAAGGACGAGGATGAGCTGGCCGTATTGCGTCGTTCCGCCCGGATAGCCGCCGAAGCCTTCGAGGCGTTTCTTCCGGCCGTTCGTCCGGGGCGCACCGAGGCGGAGATCGCCGCCGACCTGGTGCACGAAATACGCAAACGGGGAGCCCAGCAGATGGCCAAGGGACATTTCGTGACGGCTTCGGGTCCCCGGGGGGCCAGGCCGCACGGGGTGTTTTCCGGCAGGGTGCTCGAACGGGGCGACTTCATCACCATGGACTTCGGCGCCCTTCTCGACGGCTATGTCTCCGACATAACCCGCACCGTGGGCCTCGGTGAACCGGACCCGAAACTGGTGGAGATCTACCATATCGTAGAGGAGGCCCGGAAACGGGCCGTGGCGGCGGTATCGTCCTCAACGACGGGGCGGGACGTGGACAGGGCAGCCAGGGATTACATCGCCTCGAAGGGCTGGGGAGACCATTTCACCCACTCCACGGGGCACGGCATCGGCTTGGAACTTCATGAGCTGCCCGTGGTGAACCGGCTGAACGAAGAGAAGCTTCCCGCCGGGGCCGTGGTGACCATCGAACCCGGCATCTATGTCGAGGGCCTTGGAGGCGTCAGGATCGAGGACGACGTGATCGTCCTGCCCGGCGGCTGCGAAGTGATCACGTCCGCGTCCCCCACGGCGCTCAGGCTGCTCTTCCCGGCGTAG
- a CDS encoding glutathione ABC transporter substrate-binding protein yields the protein MNKFRTAALALLLALTFCLPAVAVELRLAQVADVSSLDPHKVSDIYSANVIRQIYSNLVQVNEDMEIVPDLAEKWENPDDLTWIFHLRKGVKFHNGEPFTAAAVKYSIERIKDPKTASPGATHLKEVASVEVLDDYTVKIVTKHPFAPMLMSLTRYETSILNEKAVEAAGADYGSKAAVGTGPFKFESWSRGDKVVLVKNADYFRGPAAIDTVVYRGIPEDATRLVELESGGIDLIPGNFPYQEFANIEKNDKYLTYKVPAMSTLYMGLNTEVKPLGEKLVRQAMNYAVDKQGIVDAVYFGFATPSRGPLSPVIWGFDPARKAAYPYNPEKARELLKQAGYADGFDMTIYSDNRTERRNAAELIQAYLAEVGIRARIELMEWSALLSTSAKGIGGAFMLGWTGTGDADGGLTPVYHSANIGSSNRFRYKNEALDALLEKGTATLDQEARKKVYAEAQELIVEECPLVFLISQELLGASTSKVKGFKLYPNMISPLYSVTLAE from the coding sequence ATGAACAAGTTCAGAACAGCGGCACTCGCCCTCCTTCTTGCCCTGACGTTCTGCCTGCCCGCCGTGGCGGTGGAACTGCGGCTCGCCCAGGTGGCCGACGTGTCGAGCCTCGACCCTCATAAGGTGAGCGACATATACTCGGCGAACGTCATCCGGCAGATTTACAGCAACTTGGTGCAGGTGAACGAGGACATGGAGATCGTTCCCGATCTCGCCGAAAAGTGGGAAAACCCCGATGACCTCACGTGGATCTTCCACCTCCGCAAGGGCGTGAAGTTCCACAACGGCGAGCCCTTCACCGCTGCCGCCGTGAAATATTCCATCGAGCGGATCAAGGACCCCAAGACCGCCTCTCCCGGCGCCACCCACCTGAAGGAAGTGGCCTCAGTGGAAGTGTTGGATGACTACACGGTGAAGATTGTGACGAAGCACCCCTTCGCCCCCATGCTCATGAGCCTGACGCGGTACGAAACTTCCATCCTGAACGAGAAGGCTGTGGAGGCTGCGGGAGCGGACTACGGCAGCAAGGCCGCCGTCGGCACCGGCCCCTTCAAGTTTGAGAGCTGGTCCCGGGGCGACAAGGTGGTCTTGGTGAAGAACGCCGACTATTTCCGAGGACCCGCCGCCATCGATACGGTGGTGTACCGGGGCATCCCCGAGGATGCTACCCGCTTGGTGGAGCTTGAGTCCGGCGGCATCGACCTCATCCCCGGCAACTTCCCCTACCAGGAGTTCGCCAACATCGAGAAGAACGACAAGTATCTCACCTACAAGGTTCCTGCCATGTCCACTCTCTACATGGGGCTGAACACCGAAGTGAAGCCCCTGGGAGAAAAGCTCGTGCGCCAGGCCATGAACTACGCCGTGGACAAGCAGGGCATTGTGGACGCCGTATACTTCGGTTTCGCCACGCCGTCCCGCGGCCCGCTCTCCCCGGTAATCTGGGGATTCGACCCCGCAAGAAAAGCGGCCTATCCCTACAACCCCGAAAAAGCCCGTGAACTCCTGAAGCAGGCCGGGTACGCCGACGGTTTTGACATGACCATCTACTCCGACAACAGGACCGAGCGGCGCAACGCCGCGGAACTGATCCAGGCCTACCTTGCCGAAGTGGGCATCCGGGCCCGGATTGAGCTCATGGAGTGGAGCGCCCTGCTCTCCACCTCCGCCAAGGGCATCGGCGGGGCCTTCATGCTGGGCTGGACGGGTACGGGAGACGCCGACGGCGGACTGACGCCCGTTTATCACTCGGCCAACATCGGTTCCTCCAACCGGTTCCGCTACAAGAACGAAGCCCTCGACGCCCTTCTCGAGAAAGGCACGGCCACCCTCGATCAGGAGGCCAGGAAGAAGGTTTACGCCGAGGCCCAGGAGCTTATCGTCGAAGAATGCCCCTTGGTCTTCTTGATCAGTCAGGAACTGCTGGGTGCGTCCACGAGCAAGGTCAAGGGGTTCAAGCTGTACCCGAACATGATCAGCCCCCTGTATTCCGTCACCCTCGCCGAGTAA